Proteins encoded together in one Fluviicola sp. window:
- a CDS encoding type IX secretion system membrane protein PorP/SprF produces MKKTLLCILVLIASCSFGQQVSHMSQWIHHQYAINPAYTGIKTCLEAQSTFRGQWIKVDGAPYSGWVSVHAPLQSKRRKFLSGRHGLGGMVYLDNIGPFQDIRVQLSYAGHFNFSLTNRLSLGLAVGARQLSFDLNEAKPLTPDPTINGSASQILPTATFGAWWNGKNYFAGFTLYELIPQKWNVIGTNAGSKMHWMATGGYKFYINPKINLFPGMYVAYTKNTPIELQIHALVEFQSKFNLGLGLRNTDALIAMVGFRFKEKWKLGYSYDFVLSKLRPNTFHSHEITLSFSPCKQRSESTSGCADFD; encoded by the coding sequence ATGAAAAAAACACTGCTTTGCATACTTGTTTTGATTGCTTCCTGTTCTTTCGGACAGCAAGTGAGTCACATGTCGCAATGGATCCATCATCAGTATGCGATTAATCCGGCATATACAGGAATCAAAACCTGCCTGGAAGCACAATCCACCTTCCGGGGACAGTGGATCAAAGTTGATGGAGCACCTTATTCCGGATGGGTAAGTGTTCACGCTCCTTTGCAATCGAAGCGCAGAAAATTCCTGAGCGGAAGACATGGTTTGGGCGGAATGGTTTACCTGGACAATATCGGTCCGTTCCAGGATATCCGTGTGCAGCTTTCCTATGCGGGACACTTTAATTTTTCACTGACCAATCGTTTATCACTCGGACTCGCAGTAGGTGCCAGACAACTTTCATTCGATTTGAATGAAGCAAAACCTTTGACTCCCGATCCGACCATTAACGGAAGTGCTTCTCAAATCCTTCCGACAGCTACTTTCGGTGCGTGGTGGAACGGAAAGAACTATTTTGCGGGATTTACTTTGTATGAACTCATTCCTCAGAAATGGAATGTAATCGGTACGAACGCAGGATCAAAAATGCATTGGATGGCTACAGGTGGATATAAGTTTTATATCAATCCGAAAATCAACCTGTTTCCCGGAATGTATGTCGCATACACCAAAAACACGCCCATTGAGTTGCAGATCCATGCTTTGGTCGAATTTCAAAGCAAGTTCAATCTCGGTCTGGGTTTAAGAAACACCGATGCGCTGATTGCCATGGTTGGTTTCCGGTTCAAGGAAAAGTGGAAACTCGGATATTCCTACGATTTCGTTCTTTCAAAGCTGCGTCCGAACACTTTCCACTCCCACGAAATCACCCTTTCTTTTTCTCCTTGCAAACAGCGTTCGGAAAGCACTTCCGGTTGCGCTGATTTCGACTAG
- a CDS encoding OmpA family protein, whose amino-acid sequence MKTQLSIIALIGALTACVPAKKYNELLEREKVCSEELSKYKASSIENEGKAKDLQIMVDQFRKDIVTLKKDTLELGSNLRFLQSQYDLMVAQNEAYEQKLDQMRMKGAKESANYQADIEAKNQELQRKEDALKALESELVAKEKLLIEREERVTELEEMIKRKDDAMKQLKTRVSSALKGFENKGLTVIEKNGKIYVSLEAKLLFASGSTTVEPDGKKALVDLAKVLENEKDLEIIVEGHTDTDKLASTAHPKNNWELSVLRSTAVVEIMIGNSKMNPMQLMAAGRGEYHPVDPKDKAKNRRIEVIISPNLNELYQILDGK is encoded by the coding sequence ATGAAAACACAACTTTCTATAATCGCACTAATTGGCGCATTGACAGCATGCGTACCTGCAAAAAAATACAACGAACTTCTTGAAAGAGAAAAAGTATGCAGCGAAGAACTGAGTAAATACAAGGCTTCAAGCATCGAAAACGAAGGAAAAGCAAAAGACCTGCAAATCATGGTCGATCAATTCCGTAAAGACATCGTTACCTTGAAAAAGGACACATTAGAATTGGGATCAAACCTGCGTTTCCTGCAGTCACAATACGATCTGATGGTTGCGCAAAATGAAGCTTACGAACAGAAACTGGATCAAATGCGAATGAAGGGAGCCAAAGAATCAGCCAATTACCAGGCAGATATTGAAGCAAAGAACCAGGAACTTCAACGCAAAGAAGACGCTTTGAAAGCTTTGGAAAGTGAATTGGTAGCCAAGGAAAAACTGCTTATCGAGCGCGAAGAACGCGTGACCGAACTGGAGGAAATGATCAAGCGAAAAGACGATGCCATGAAGCAGTTAAAAACCCGTGTCTCCAGTGCTTTAAAAGGATTTGAGAACAAAGGGCTCACCGTTATTGAAAAGAATGGTAAAATATACGTTTCTCTGGAAGCCAAATTACTTTTCGCATCCGGAAGCACCACGGTTGAACCGGATGGAAAAAAGGCTTTGGTGGATCTGGCAAAAGTATTGGAGAACGAAAAGGATTTGGAAATCATCGTTGAGGGACATACAGACACGGATAAATTGGCAAGCACTGCTCATCCGAAAAACAACTGGGAATTAAGCGTACTCCGTTCAACGGCCGTTGTAGAAATTATGATTGGCAATAGCAAAATGAACCCCATGCAGCTAATGGCGGCCGGAAGAGGCGAATATCATCCGGTTGATCCGAAAGACAAAGCAAAAAACAGACGCATCGAAGTGATTATTTCACCGAACTTAAACGAGCTTTACCAAATTTTAGACGGAAAATAA
- a CDS encoding CoA-binding protein, translating to MEQTLVIGATTKEDRYANRAIRALRSHNYPVVAFGQKEGKVLDVDIETEWNPDWDIETVTLYLGPQNQEGYIDKIIALKPNRVIFNPGTENPAFVEKLKAAKIYPEIGCTLVMLSIGTY from the coding sequence ATGGAACAAACATTGGTTATAGGAGCAACAACGAAAGAAGATCGTTACGCAAACAGGGCAATCCGCGCATTAAGAAGCCACAATTATCCGGTAGTAGCTTTCGGACAAAAAGAAGGTAAAGTGCTGGATGTGGATATTGAAACCGAATGGAATCCGGATTGGGATATTGAAACAGTTACGTTATATCTTGGTCCGCAAAACCAGGAAGGTTACATCGACAAGATCATAGCATTGAAACCGAATCGGGTGATCTTCAATCCCGGAACAGAAAACCCGGCGTTTGTCGAAAAATTAAAAGCCGCTAAAATATACCCTGAAATTGGCTGTACGTTAGTGATGCTTTCAATAGGAACTTATTAA
- a CDS encoding Fic family protein, with the protein MKLKDVLKEARTRFNYTLKELSRVSGIDIALLNKYEKGERTPSEKHIQLLISHLELDEDSTRASWIGERIYALFDEDSRLFEKAMQVAEERVKYDRQNKADYQKVISPQLNDLLRECSELLEIWSSKRPLNQLQLKKMEEYFNLNYTYESNRIEGNTLTLQETYLVVNDGITVGGKSVREHLEAINHSEAISYLGEMIQKKTAFSERILKEIHHLILKGIDRENAGVYRSIGVRISGSAHLPPEPYMLNPMMEEVFAFYKKNKSLLHPVILAAEMHEQIVRIHPFIDGNGRTCRLIMNLILMQSGYPIANIKGELENRLRYYNALEKAPEDGKNAFHTLIAETVIHALKEHISLCG; encoded by the coding sequence GTGAAATTAAAGGATGTTTTAAAAGAGGCACGCACGCGATTCAATTATACATTGAAAGAATTGTCGCGGGTTTCAGGAATAGATATCGCTTTATTGAACAAATATGAGAAAGGAGAAAGAACACCTTCCGAAAAGCATATACAACTATTGATCTCTCATTTGGAATTGGATGAAGATAGTACCAGGGCAAGTTGGATTGGTGAAAGGATTTATGCTCTGTTTGATGAAGACAGCCGTTTGTTCGAGAAAGCTATGCAAGTTGCTGAAGAGCGGGTTAAATACGATCGTCAGAATAAAGCAGATTATCAAAAAGTAATTTCTCCCCAATTAAATGATTTATTAAGAGAATGTTCTGAATTATTGGAGATCTGGTCTTCTAAACGGCCTCTCAATCAACTTCAGTTAAAGAAAATGGAAGAATACTTCAATCTGAATTATACGTATGAAAGTAACCGGATTGAAGGAAATACACTGACTCTTCAGGAGACTTATCTGGTTGTTAATGATGGAATAACCGTTGGTGGGAAATCTGTCAGAGAGCACCTGGAAGCGATAAATCATTCCGAAGCTATCAGTTATCTGGGAGAAATGATCCAAAAAAAAACGGCTTTTTCTGAACGCATTCTGAAGGAAATCCATCACTTGATCCTTAAAGGAATTGATCGTGAAAACGCCGGAGTTTACCGTTCCATAGGAGTTCGTATTTCGGGGAGTGCTCATTTGCCACCGGAGCCATATATGCTTAATCCAATGATGGAAGAGGTCTTTGCCTTTTATAAAAAAAATAAATCGCTGCTCCATCCGGTGATATTGGCTGCAGAAATGCATGAACAAATCGTTCGTATTCACCCTTTCATTGATGGAAACGGGAGAACCTGCCGTTTGATCATGAACCTGATTTTGATGCAAAGTGGTTATCCCATTGCTAATATCAAAGGAGAATTGGAAAACAGGCTTCGTTATTACAATGCTTTGGAAAAAGCTCCTGAAGACGGGAAAAACGCATTTCATACTTTGATTGCTGAAACCGTTATCCACGCATTGAAAGAGCACATTTCCCTTTGCGGATAA
- the queA gene encoding tRNA preQ1(34) S-adenosylmethionine ribosyltransferase-isomerase QueA, translating to MKLSEFSFDLPDELIAEYPSENRDEARLMVVHRDTGKIEHRLFKDIINYFGEGDVMIMNNTRVFPARMYGNKEKTGAKIEVFLLRELNRESLLWDVLVDPARKIRIGNKLYFGDDDSLVAEVIDNTTSRGRTLRFLFDGPYEEFKAKITELGETPLPKYIKRDVEEADEERYQTIYAKEEGAVAAPTAGLHFSRELLKRLELKGVNFAEVTLHVGLGTFRSVEVEDLTKHKMDSEQVIITEKAASIVNEAKRNKKRVCAIGTTSMRAVETSVSTDNMLKAFDGWTNKFIFPPYDFSIADSLVTNFHTPLSTLLMMISAFCGHDLMMEAYHEAIKEKYKFYSYGDAMLIL from the coding sequence ATGAAGCTTTCTGAATTCAGTTTTGATCTTCCGGACGAACTGATTGCTGAATACCCAAGTGAAAACCGTGATGAAGCACGTTTGATGGTAGTCCACCGCGATACCGGAAAAATCGAGCACCGTTTGTTTAAGGACATTATCAATTACTTCGGTGAAGGTGATGTTATGATTATGAACAACACACGTGTATTCCCTGCCCGCATGTACGGAAACAAGGAAAAAACGGGTGCTAAGATTGAGGTGTTCTTATTGAGAGAATTGAACCGTGAGAGCCTTTTGTGGGATGTATTGGTTGATCCGGCACGTAAGATCAGAATTGGAAATAAATTGTACTTCGGTGATGATGATTCATTGGTAGCTGAGGTTATTGACAATACTACTTCCCGCGGAAGAACATTGCGATTCTTGTTTGATGGTCCTTACGAAGAATTCAAGGCAAAAATTACAGAACTTGGAGAAACTCCGCTTCCGAAATACATCAAGCGTGATGTGGAAGAAGCTGACGAGGAAAGATACCAGACCATTTATGCGAAAGAAGAAGGAGCTGTTGCGGCGCCTACTGCAGGATTGCATTTCTCCCGTGAATTGCTGAAGCGTTTGGAGTTGAAAGGTGTAAACTTTGCTGAAGTAACATTGCACGTAGGATTGGGTACTTTCCGTTCTGTGGAAGTAGAAGATCTGACGAAGCATAAAATGGACTCCGAGCAAGTGATCATCACTGAAAAAGCTGCCAGCATCGTGAATGAAGCGAAGAGGAATAAGAAGCGCGTTTGTGCTATCGGAACAACTTCCATGCGTGCAGTTGAGACATCCGTTTCTACTGATAACATGTTGAAAGCGTTTGATGGTTGGACCAACAAGTTTATTTTCCCTCCTTACGATTTTAGCATTGCAGATAGTTTGGTAACGAATTTCCATACACCGCTTTCTACCTTGTTAATGATGATTTCAGCTTTCTGCGGTCATGACTTAATGATGGAAGCTTATCATGAAGCAATAAAAGAAAAATATAAGTTCTATTCGTACGGAGATGCGATGTTGATATTGTAA
- the truB gene encoding tRNA pseudouridine(55) synthase TruB: MITEFAQGSTILVDKPFEWTSFDAVNKLRWHLRKRLGVKKLKVGHAGTLDPLATGLLVICIGKHTKLIEGLTSDAKTYTGTFLLGKTTPSYDLETEYNSDKETAGITPEQLEEVRLSFLGVQQQVPPLFSAKQINGKRAYDYARAGIEKELKANTIEVMDFKIDATRFPEVDFEISCSKGTYIRSIAHDFGQKLGCGATLIALRRTKSGIYDIQDSKSVEEWIEFIEGQPL, encoded by the coding sequence ATGATTACGGAATTTGCACAGGGAAGCACCATTTTGGTGGATAAACCCTTTGAATGGACTTCTTTCGATGCGGTTAATAAACTGCGCTGGCATCTTCGCAAGCGGCTCGGAGTAAAGAAATTAAAGGTAGGACATGCAGGAACGCTGGATCCTTTAGCTACCGGATTACTGGTTATTTGTATCGGAAAACATACGAAGCTCATTGAAGGCCTGACTTCAGATGCTAAAACGTATACCGGTACTTTCCTTTTGGGAAAAACAACCCCTTCCTACGACCTGGAAACTGAGTACAATTCAGACAAGGAAACTGCCGGGATTACTCCGGAACAGCTGGAAGAAGTTCGTTTGAGTTTCCTGGGCGTGCAGCAACAGGTTCCGCCTTTGTTTTCTGCCAAACAGATCAATGGCAAACGGGCATATGACTATGCGAGGGCCGGAATTGAAAAAGAATTGAAAGCCAATACAATTGAAGTAATGGATTTCAAGATTGATGCAACCCGTTTTCCGGAAGTTGATTTTGAGATTTCCTGCTCGAAAGGCACCTATATTCGTTCAATTGCACATGATTTCGGACAAAAACTCGGATGTGGTGCGACCCTTATTGCATTGCGAAGAACGAAGTCTGGCATTTATGATATTCAGGATTCTAAGAGTGTTGAAGAATGGATTGAATTCATTGAGGGACAACCCTTGTAA
- a CDS encoding undecaprenyl-diphosphate phosphatase: MNWFEAIILALIEGLTEFLPVSSTGHMILGSAAMGVENDDFTKLFMIVIQLGAILAVFVLYFKRFFQSVQFYLKLIVAFIPAAVLGVLLSDYIDQLLENPMAVAISLLVGGVILLFVDNWFNKPRIHKMEEMTYWDALKVGFFQCIAMIPGVSRSGASIVGGMSQKMSRKLAAEFSFFLALPTMLGATAKKTLDYFEKHDSLSGDQINLLIIGNVVAFIVAIIAIKGFIGFLNKHGFKLFGWYRIIVGGIILILMLCGYELTIL, translated from the coding sequence ATGAATTGGTTTGAAGCAATTATATTGGCTCTCATTGAGGGCCTAACTGAGTTTTTGCCTGTTTCATCGACCGGGCATATGATCCTGGGGTCTGCTGCAATGGGGGTTGAGAATGATGATTTCACCAAATTGTTTATGATTGTTATTCAATTGGGGGCAATTCTGGCTGTTTTTGTACTGTATTTCAAACGCTTTTTTCAAAGTGTGCAGTTTTACCTGAAACTTATTGTAGCCTTTATTCCTGCTGCTGTTTTGGGCGTTTTGCTTTCGGATTATATTGATCAGTTACTGGAAAACCCGATGGCAGTTGCCATTTCCTTACTTGTCGGAGGTGTGATCTTATTGTTTGTGGATAATTGGTTCAATAAACCGCGTATCCATAAAATGGAAGAAATGACTTATTGGGATGCCTTAAAAGTTGGATTCTTTCAATGCATTGCCATGATACCTGGAGTTTCCCGTTCAGGGGCATCCATAGTAGGAGGAATGAGCCAGAAGATGAGCCGGAAGCTGGCAGCAGAATTTTCTTTCTTTTTGGCTTTACCTACCATGCTTGGAGCAACGGCTAAAAAGACCCTGGATTATTTTGAAAAACACGACTCTTTATCCGGTGACCAAATCAACTTATTGATTATTGGGAATGTAGTGGCGTTTATAGTTGCTATTATCGCTATCAAAGGATTTATCGGTTTTCTGAACAAACACGGATTTAAGCTCTTTGGCTGGTACCGAATTATTGTCGGCGGGATTATTCTGATCCTGATGCTTTGTGGTTACGAATTAACAATCCTTTAA
- a CDS encoding DUF3098 domain-containing protein produces the protein MNNKFDFPIKKENLRIIFIGLAINIIGYLLMIGGGADNPADFHEKELFSTVRITIAPILIVAGFVVMIYGIMKKAKDSNSQE, from the coding sequence ATGAACAATAAATTCGACTTTCCCATAAAAAAAGAAAACCTGCGAATCATTTTCATTGGTTTGGCAATCAATATTATCGGCTACCTCTTAATGATCGGTGGTGGAGCAGATAATCCTGCGGATTTCCATGAAAAAGAGTTGTTTTCTACCGTTCGGATTACCATTGCTCCGATTTTGATTGTAGCAGGATTTGTCGTAATGATTTACGGCATCATGAAGAAAGCGAAAGATTCTAATTCTCAAGAATAA
- a CDS encoding permease-like cell division protein FtsX, with the protein MSKGIEKTGKKGLRTSYVSTVIGISLVLFMIGLVLAGVIGLDSLQRQARENLHGDLFFKSEYNPADIKQVAQELKSWDCFKEVVFVSPERAIDEFKGSDQNSSEILAIFEGENPLPPTINFRPLSSFVTKKGMKEIEIRLNNKYGDMLAEVNYDKAALEEVNLGFKQFAFLILVVASLLIVIAVAMINNTIRLALYSKRFTIKTMQLVGATSGFIRRPFLKQAVYQGIVSGIIGMAFLMTVFFALNNVLDIIEIDMKLMDVLLLFASLLIIGCILTIVSTWFALNKYLRAKLDDLY; encoded by the coding sequence ATGAGTAAAGGAATCGAAAAAACAGGAAAAAAAGGACTGCGAACCAGTTACGTTTCAACGGTAATCGGAATTTCGTTGGTTCTGTTTATGATAGGTTTGGTATTGGCAGGAGTAATTGGCCTGGATTCGCTGCAAAGACAAGCTCGGGAAAATCTGCACGGTGATTTATTCTTTAAATCGGAGTACAATCCAGCAGATATCAAGCAAGTAGCACAGGAACTAAAATCATGGGATTGCTTCAAAGAAGTGGTTTTCGTTTCACCCGAACGTGCTATTGATGAATTCAAAGGTTCCGATCAGAACTCATCTGAGATTCTTGCCATTTTTGAAGGAGAGAATCCGCTCCCTCCGACCATTAACTTCCGGCCGCTAAGCTCTTTTGTGACTAAAAAAGGAATGAAAGAAATCGAAATACGCCTGAATAATAAATACGGCGACATGCTGGCTGAAGTAAATTACGATAAAGCGGCCCTGGAAGAAGTGAATTTAGGATTTAAACAATTTGCTTTCCTGATTTTGGTTGTTGCTTCCCTGTTGATTGTGATTGCAGTAGCAATGATCAACAATACCATTCGTTTGGCGCTTTATTCCAAGCGCTTTACCATTAAGACCATGCAATTGGTTGGTGCTACCAGCGGGTTTATCAGAAGACCATTTTTGAAGCAGGCAGTTTACCAGGGAATTGTTTCAGGAATTATCGGGATGGCTTTTTTAATGACCGTATTTTTTGCATTGAACAATGTACTCGACATTATTGAGATTGATATGAAACTGATGGATGTGCTGCTGCTTTTTGCATCACTTCTGATTATTGGGTGTATTTTAACCATTGTTTCCACGTGGTTTGCGCTAAACAAATATTTACGTGCGAAATTGGATGATTTATATTAA
- a CDS encoding YceI family protein: MKKTFFYAASIAFITLGMTACGASTEENKEDTATTYELDSKATTLKWKGTYAADGHTHNGTVDISSGSITYKGETFEAGNFTVDMKTIKNELTPEMGSEDLNSSIMGEGLFNASQFPNVDVVINSISDKEIDATLKVAGKEVPAKMPVTVKRTDKELTAKGKFTVDFSPMDAEGFKPGTEKGKETQYIKPGVDFELNLVMKAK; this comes from the coding sequence ATGAAAAAAACATTCTTTTACGCAGCAAGCATTGCTTTTATCACTTTGGGAATGACCGCGTGCGGCGCTTCAACCGAAGAAAACAAGGAAGACACAGCAACAACCTATGAGCTGGATTCAAAAGCAACAACTTTGAAATGGAAAGGTACGTATGCCGCAGACGGACACACGCACAACGGAACCGTGGACATTTCATCCGGATCGATTACCTACAAGGGCGAGACATTCGAAGCAGGAAATTTTACGGTTGACATGAAAACGATCAAGAATGAACTGACTCCTGAAATGGGTTCTGAAGACCTGAACAGCTCCATCATGGGCGAAGGTTTATTCAACGCATCCCAATTCCCGAATGTAGACGTGGTTATAAACAGCATTTCAGACAAGGAAATAGATGCAACATTAAAAGTTGCCGGAAAAGAAGTTCCTGCTAAAATGCCTGTCACAGTTAAGAGAACAGACAAGGAATTGACCGCAAAAGGAAAATTCACCGTTGATTTTTCTCCGATGGACGCAGAAGGATTCAAACCGGGAACTGAAAAAGGAAAAGAAACGCAGTACATCAAGCCGGGTGTTGACTTCGAATTGAACCTGGTAATGAAAGCTAAGTAA
- a CDS encoding aspartate kinase has product MNVFKFGGASVKDANAVRNVSHILSLFPKDQLIVVVSAMGKTTNAMEEIVESLWNRNEKRYMELIEDRYQFHQLIVAELFPEKHYFIHQQMEELFESLKSRFHLPISDNYNFEYDQIVSLGEVLSTMIVEAFMKEEGHVTAWVDCRKIIRTNHEYREGEVDWAKTEALVKERLLPLFKEKRIAITQGFIGHTSEGFTTTLGREGSDFTAGILAYCTNAKGVTIWKDVPGMLNADPKWFDDTIKLQKISFKEAIELSYYGASVIHPKTIKPLQNKGIPLYVKSFIDPNAEGTVIQESMDFDHLVPSFIFKMDQVLMSFTPKDFSFIVEENLGDIFQQLAFYGVRINLMQNSALSFSILFDRSKTEPMKLVEKFKDQYSIRYNEGLELVTIRHYDQATIDRVTIDKDILLEQRTRQTIRMVMKNK; this is encoded by the coding sequence ATGAACGTTTTTAAATTTGGTGGAGCTTCTGTGAAAGACGCCAATGCAGTAAGGAATGTATCTCACATTCTTTCCCTTTTCCCTAAAGATCAATTGATTGTTGTTGTGTCTGCAATGGGTAAGACAACCAACGCCATGGAAGAGATCGTAGAATCCCTTTGGAACAGGAATGAAAAACGTTACATGGAATTAATCGAAGACCGTTACCAGTTCCATCAACTGATCGTTGCGGAATTATTCCCGGAAAAACATTACTTCATTCATCAGCAGATGGAAGAATTGTTTGAATCCCTTAAAAGCCGTTTTCACCTTCCGATTTCCGACAATTACAACTTTGAATACGATCAGATCGTTTCATTGGGAGAAGTTTTATCTACTATGATTGTAGAAGCTTTCATGAAAGAAGAAGGTCATGTTACAGCGTGGGTCGATTGCAGAAAAATCATCCGTACGAATCACGAATACCGCGAAGGCGAAGTAGACTGGGCAAAAACAGAGGCGTTGGTAAAAGAACGTTTATTGCCTTTGTTCAAGGAAAAACGCATCGCAATCACACAAGGTTTTATCGGGCACACTTCGGAAGGGTTTACAACCACACTTGGAAGAGAAGGTTCTGACTTCACCGCCGGAATTTTGGCGTATTGCACAAATGCAAAAGGAGTTACGATCTGGAAAGATGTTCCGGGAATGCTGAATGCAGATCCGAAATGGTTCGATGACACGATCAAACTTCAAAAGATTTCGTTCAAGGAAGCTATTGAACTTTCATACTACGGTGCAAGTGTTATCCACCCGAAAACCATTAAGCCGCTTCAAAACAAAGGCATTCCTTTGTACGTGAAATCCTTTATCGATCCGAATGCAGAAGGAACGGTAATCCAGGAATCCATGGATTTCGATCATCTGGTTCCGTCTTTCATTTTCAAAATGGACCAGGTATTGATGTCTTTCACACCAAAAGATTTCTCCTTTATCGTAGAAGAGAACCTGGGAGATATTTTCCAGCAACTGGCTTTCTACGGAGTAAGAATTAATCTGATGCAGAATTCAGCACTGAGCTTCTCCATCCTGTTCGACCGTTCCAAAACTGAACCGATGAAACTGGTGGAAAAATTCAAAGATCAATATTCTATTCGCTACAACGAAGGACTGGAATTGGTGACGATCCGTCATTACGACCAGGCTACTATTGACCGCGTCACCATCGATAAAGACATCCTACTGGAACAGCGAACACGACAAACCATTCGTATGGTCATGAAAAATAAGTAG